One genomic region from Mytilus trossulus isolate FHL-02 chromosome 9, PNRI_Mtr1.1.1.hap1, whole genome shotgun sequence encodes:
- the LOC134684757 gene encoding glutamic acid-rich protein-like, whose translation MFTTMRYLWNQDPLNIWIVFDYKGSILQLAHTLMENDTVLSFIGVLSVITYQNYYNKRKQEDKLKRKQEDKLKRIQEEVMTLKIKQDKTMVELQKKQEKTLTDSIRKQKEELQRIQEESMAELKITQDKKMSESTREQMDECKRNQMKTLAAMKIKQEETFADMKIKQEETLAELTKKQMNNLAKWIENETKTCTDLKRKQADEFQSNQEEVLIEMKKNQTETLADLKIKQEETLTEFTKKEQNKVDKWIENETTRYTELNRNQIGEFRMKQEEVLDELKMKQDGLLANLKRKQEEMLAVSTRKQIAQLELILKHQKTFAVLKKRLDELAEKEKNDISELVEIQKNWLTKLENNQLDETLERKPIYESKTTQTDKRKGKQVKIDPDLKRKENDELMKKTAEAMTQFKRNQEDEKKREKQD comes from the exons ATGTTTACCACTATGAGATATTTATGGAACCAAGATCCTTTGAATATCTGGATTGTATTTGATTATAAAGGGTCAATTCTACAGCTAGCCCACACACTCATGGAAAATGATACA GTGCTTTCCTTCATTGGGGTGTTGTCTGTGATTACGTACCAAAATTAttacaacaaaagaaaacaagaagataaattaaaaagaaaacaagaagataaattaaaaagaatacaaGAAGAAGTGATGACTTTGAAAATAAAGCAAGATAAAACAATGGTTgaattgcaaaaaaaacaagagaaaaCCTTAACTGATTCGATAAGAAAGCAAAAAGAAGAATTACAAAGAATACAAGAAGAATCAATGGCTGAATTAAAAATAACTCAAGATAAGAAAATGTCTGAATCGACAAGAGAACAAATGGATGAATGTAAAAGAAACCAAATGAAAACGTTGGCTGCAATGAAAATAAAGCAAGAAGAGACTTTTGCTGACATGAAAATCAAGCAAGAAGAAACGTTGGCCGAATTGaccaaaaaacaaatgaacaatttagCTAAATGGATAGAAAATGAGACGAAAACATGTACtgatttgaaaagaaaacagGCAGATGAATTTCAAAGTAATCAAGAAGAAGTGCtgattgaaatgaaaaaaaaccaaacagaaACGTTGgctgatttgaaaataaaacaagaggaAACGTTGACCGAATTCACCAAGAAAGAACAAAACAAGGTAGATAAATGGATAGAAAATGAGACGACAAGATACACGGAATTAAATAGAAATCAGATCGGAGAATTTAGAATGAAACAAGAAGAAGTGCTGGATGAATTAAAGATGAAACAGGATGGATTGTTAgctaatttaaaaagaaagcaAGAGGAGATGTTGGCTGTTTCCACCAGAAAACAAATTGCCCAACttgaattgattttaaaacatcaGAAAACCTTTGCTGTATTGAAAAAACGGCTAGATGAATTGGCTGAGAAAGAGAAGAACGACATATCTGAATTAGTTGAAATACAAAAGAACTGGCTGactaaattagaaaataatcaaCTAGATGAAACATTGGAAAGAAAACCAATATATGAAtcaaaaacaacacaaacagaTAAACGGAAAGGAAAACAAGTGAAAATTGACCCtgatttgaaaagaaaagaaaatgatgagTTGATGAAAAAAACAGCGGAAGCCATGACTCAGTTTAAGAGAAATCAAGAAGATGAAAAGAAAAGAGAGAAACAAGattaa